One window of the Triticum dicoccoides isolate Atlit2015 ecotype Zavitan chromosome 3B, WEW_v2.0, whole genome shotgun sequence genome contains the following:
- the LOC119280022 gene encoding uncharacterized protein LOC119280022 → MRGNTHIDVYGLLAVRDSLDSSRDYIFHRSRENAQAIDVNGGYLSLSYPARGISAMGCLIEIDIKIKGKDVDKDLSIIDGSVKAFGQFDSRTANHVDNVNGKIIFKTHVVRKGVEATIDLDFVEVPIGGFNVRMRGKTVRGKAVYSFITECCDDDSFIASPGKHNKKFVAAVSIGDTLCVDFMEKRREARMRCFCTRAHVCSLSGRLVHVLRCGAFNNAAIYERPDNDGK, encoded by the exons ATGCGTGGCAATACACATATTGATGTCTATGGCTTGCTTGCTGTAAGGGATTCCTTGGATTCTTCCCGGGACTATATTTTTCACCGTTCCAGAGAGAACGCTCAAGCTATCGACGTG AATGGTGGTTATCTAAGTCTGAGCTACCCTGCACGGGGCATATCTGCAATGGGCTGCCtgattgaaattgatataaagatcaaggGCAAGGATGTTGACAAAGATTTGTCGATTATTGATGGATCTGTGAAAGCCTTTGGGCAGTTTGACTCGAGGACTGCTAACCATGTTGATAACGTCAATGGTAAAATTATATTCAAGACACATGTTGTTCGTAAAGGTGTCGAGGCAACTATAGACCTCGATTTTGTGGAGGTGCCAATAGGCGGCTTCAATGTGCGGATGCGTGGTAAAACTGTCCGTGGTAAAGCTGTTTACTCCTTTATCACTGAGTGTTGTGATGATGACAGTTTTATAGCTTCACCTGGGAAGCATAATAAGAAGTTTGTAGCGGCTGTGAGCATAGGTGATACACTATGTGTAGACTTCATGGAGAAAAGGCGAGAAGCGCGGATGCGGTGTTTCTGCACACGAGCGCACGTGTGCTCGCTATCAGGGCGGCTCGTTCACGTCTTGAGATGCGGCGCATTTAATAATGCAGCGATATACGAGAGACCAGATAATGATGGGAAATAG